A window of Roseiflexus castenholzii DSM 13941 genomic DNA:
ATGGCGCGCTGGACGGCATGGGCGCAAACCCACGCGCCACGCCTGCGGACGATTATGGTAGCGACTCATGGGTACCACAATGGCGGCGCGACGGTGGTGCAGGACCTGGCGTGCGCGCTGGCGACCGGGGTGGCGTATCTGCGCGCGATGCAGGAGCGCGGGCTTGATATCGATGGTGTTGCGCCGCGGATGCAGTTTGCCTTCTCGATCGGGTCACAGTTCTTTATGGAAATTGCCCGCCTGCGCGCAGCACGCATGCTGTGGGCGCGCGTCGTGGCGGCATTCGGCGGCAATGACGAGTCGCAAAAGATGCGCATTCACGGGCGCACATCTGCCTGGACGAAGGCGCGGTTTGATGCCTACAACAATATGCTGCGCGCCACCGGCGAGGCGATGGCAGGCGTGATGGGCGGCGTTGATAGCCTGCACGTCAGCCATTTCGACGAGGCGCTGGGACTGCCTGACGAGTTTTCCCGTCGGATTGCGCGCAATGTGCAGATTATTCTCCAAGAGGAGTGCAATTTCATTCGCTTGATCGACCCACCCGGCGGTTCCTGGGCGATTGAGTCGCTGACCGATCAGGTGGCGCAGAAGGCGTGGGCACTGTTCCAGGAGATCGAGCGCCGGGGCGGTATGGCTGATGCGCTGGCTGCCGGGTTTCCACAATCTGCAATTGCGGCAACGCGCAACGAGCGTTTCTCTGCCATCGCACAGCGCCGCGAGGTGATCATCGGCGTGAACATGTACCCCAACCTGAAGGAAAAGCCGCTGACGGTGCGACCGGTAGACCACGCCGCCGTGCAGGCGGAACGCGCCGCTGATGTGCGACGTGTGCGTCAGATGCGCGACTCGCAGGCGTGCCAGGATGCGCTCGATGCGCTGGTGAGTGCGCCGCAGGATCGCCTGGTGGAACTGGCGCTGGCGGCAGCGCGCACAGGCGCAACCCTCGGCGATCTCGCAGCGGCGCTGGCATCAGGCGACACCACCGGTCCAACCATCGAGTCGATCCCTGCACATCGTGCAGCGGAACAGTTCGAAACGTTGCGCATGGCAGCGGATGCGTATGCTGCGCGCACTGGCGCGCGCCCGAAGGTCTTCCTTGCCAATATGGGACCGATTCCGCAGCACAAGGCGCGCGCCGATTTTTCAACCGGCTTCTTCGAGGCAGGCGGCTTCGAGGTGATTGGCAACGATGGCTTCACCACAGTCGAAGAGGCAGCGCAGGCGGCGCTGGCGTCGGGAGCGGGCATTGTCACGATCTGTTCGACCGACGACACCTACCCGGAGATTGTGCCGCCGCTGACAAACCTGATAAAATCGAATCGTCCAGATATGACTGTGGTGCTGGCAGGGTATCCTGCCGATCAGGTCGAAGCCCATCGGGCGGCCGGGGTCGATGAGTTTATTCATCTTCGAGCGAACTGTTACGAGACCCTGGTGCGGTTGCAGCAGTTGAAAGGAGTTGTCGCGTGAAAACCCCGGATTTTACGACGCTTCCCTATCGTGATGGCGCCGCCGCTCCGACGCTGGCGCAGTGGCGCGAGCGCGCCGAACGCGAGGCGGGCAAACCGCTCGATGCACTGGTCTGGCGCACGATGGAGCAGATTGATGTGCGCCCTCTGTATACCGCCGACGATATTGCCGGGCTGGAACACCTGCGCTTCACTGCCGGCATCCCACCATATTTGCGTGGTCCCTACCCTACCATGTATGTGACTCAACCCTGGACGATCCGCCAGTACGCCGGCTTTTCGACCGCTGAGGCGAGCAATGCGTTCTACCGGCGCAATCTGGCAGCCGGGCAGAAGGGTCTGTCGGTCGCCTTCGACCTGGCCACGCACCGCGGCTACGACTCCGATCACCCGCGGGTGGTCGGCGATGTAGGCAAGGCGGGTGTCGCAATCGACTCGGTGCTCGACATGAAGATTCTGTTCGATGGCATCCCGCTCGATCAGATGTCGGTGTCGATGACGATGAACGGTGCCGTCATTCCGGTGATGGCGTTCTACATCGTCGCCGCCGAAGAGCAGGGGGTGCGCCAGGAGCAACTGACCGGCACGATTCAGAACGACATCCTCAAGGAATACATGGTGCGCAATACCTACATCTATCCGCCTGAACCGTCAATGCGCATCATTGCCGATATTTTCGCCTACACGGCAAAGCACATGCCGAAGTTCAACAGCATCAGCATTTCCGGCTACCATATGCAAGAGGCGGGCGCAACCGCCGACCTGGAATTGGGGTACACGCTGGCAGACGGGCTGGAGTATGTGCGCGCCGGGTTGAAAGCCGGGTTATCTATCGATGCCTTCGCACCGCGCATTTCGTTCTTCTGGGCGATCGGCATGAATTACTTCATGGAGATTGCCAAGATGCGCGCCGCGCGCCTGCTGTGGGCGAAGATTATCAAGCAGTTCGACCCCAAAGATGTTCGCTCGATGGCGCTGCGCACACACTGTCAGACGTCGGGCTGGAGCCTGACCGAGCAGGACCCGTTCAACAATGTGGCGCGCACCTGTATCGAGGCAATGGCTGCCGCACTGGGGCATACGCAGTCGCTCCATACGAATTCGCTCGACGAAGCGATTGCGCTGCCGACCGATTTCTCGGCGCGGATTGCGCGCAATACGCAACTCTATCTCCAGGAAGAGACCGGCATCTGCAAGATCGTCGATCCGTGGGGCGGCGCGTACTACCTCGAGTGGCTGACCGATGCGCTGGCGCGGCGCGCCTGGGCGCACATCCAGGAAGTCGAGGAACTAGGTGGCATGGCGAAAGCCATCGAAGCCGGGGTGCCGAAACTGCGTATCGAGGAAGCGGCGGCGCGGCGTCAGGCGCATATCGACTCCGGGCGCGAGACGATCGTCGGGGTCAATAAGTATCGCCTGCCCTACGAAGCGCCGATTGAAATCCTGGAAGTGGACAACACGGCGGTGCGCCAGGCGCAGATCGAGCGGTTGAAGAAACTGCGCGCCGAACGCGATGAGGCGCGCACGCAGGCGGCGCTCGATGCGCTGACCCGCGTGGCAGCCACCGGCGAAGGCAACCTGTTGGAAGCGGCGGTTGAAGCAGCGCGAGCGCGCGCGACGCTGGGAGAGATTTCAATGGCAATGGAAAAGGTCTTTGGGCGCTATAAAGCGACTATCCGCGCAGTGTCGGGGGTGTACGGCAGCGAGTTCAGCGATGTCGAGCAGATCCATCATGTGCGCGCGCTGGCGGATGCATTCGCTGCGCGCGAAGGGCGCCGTCCGCGTATTCTGGTGGCTAAAATCGGGCAGGACGGGCACGACCGCGGCGCCAAGGTGGTGGCGACGGCGTTCGCCGACCTCGGCTTCGATGTGGATATCGGTTCACTGTTCCAGACGCCGGACGAGGTGGCGCGGCAGGCGGTCGAAAACGATGTCCATGTGGTTGGCATCAGTTCGCTGGCAGCCGGGCACAAGACGCTGCTGCCGCAACTGGTCGAAGAACTGCGCAAACTGGGACGCGACGACATTCTGGTGGTGATCGGCGGTGTTATTCCGGCGCAGGATTACGAGTTCCTGCGTGAGCACGGTGCAGCCATGATCTTCGGTCCCGGTACGATCATTCCCGTGGCGGCGGAGAAATTGCTCCTGGAGTTGCAGCGACGATTGCACGGTGATGGCGTCGAGACCGGTCCGACAGTTCAAACACGGGACGCAGCATGAGTAACGGGCAACACTCTGCTTCCTCAGAAGCGATGCCGTTTGGTCTTTCGGTGGTGGAAGGGGTGACCGGCGGGCACGACGGGTTGCCGGGTCAGCAGGTGCATGCGCTGGCAGCGCCGCCGTCCCCCCGCCGTCGCTTGCTGACGCTCGATGAGTATGTGGCTGGCGTGCGCGGCGGCGACCGGTCGATCCTGGCGCGCGCCATTACGCTGATCGAGAGCAACGCTCCGGCGCATATGGCGCTGGCGCAGGAAGTGTTGCGCGCGCTGCTGCCGTATACCGGCGGTGCGCTGCGCGTCGGCATCACCGGAGTGCCTGGCGTTGGCAAGAGCACGTTCATCGAGGCGCTCGGCATGATGCTCTGCGAACGCGGGCATCGCGTGGCAGTGCTGGCGGTCGATCCGTCCAGCAGCATCTCGCGCGGTAGCATCCTTGGCGACAAAACGCGCATGGAGCGTCTGTCGCGCCACCCCAATGCCTACATTCGTCCATCGCCAACGGGCGGCAGCCTCGGCGGTGTGGCGCGCAAAAGCCGGGAAACACTTCTCCTTTGCGAAGCCGCCGGGTTCGATATTGTGCTGGTCGAGACGGTTGGCGTCGGTCAGAGCGAAATCGCAGTGCGTGGGATGGTTGATTTCTTCCTGCTCCTGATGCTGGCAGGCGCCGGCGACGAATTGCAGGGCATCAAGAAGGGGATCATCGAACTGGCAGATGCGCTCCTGATCACGAAAGCCGACGGCGATAACCGCGCGCGCGCGTTGGCAGCGCAGGCAGAGTACACCCATGCGCTGCGCTACCTGACACCTGCCACGGAAGGGTGGCGTCCGCGCGCCTACATCTGCTCGGCGCAAACCGGCGAGGGGATCGCGGAGATTTGGCGCGAAATCGAACGCTTCCGCGACGAAACGACGGCATCGGGCGTGTTTGCGGCACGGCGCCGTGATCAGGCGCGCGATTGGGTCTACACCCTGATCGAGGATCATCTGCGCACGCGCTTCTTTGGGCATCCGGTCGTGCAGGGACAACTGCCTGCCATCGAACAGGCGGTTGTCGAAGGAACGTTGCCGGTGACGACGGCGGTGCAGACGCTGATCCAGGCGTTCGAAAGCGCGCTCCAGGGAGAAGGAACCGGCTCATAAAGGTCATTCCTTCAGTCGTGCAATAAGTTCTGGCAGATCCTCATCATCACAGGGGGACGGCGACGCAGCGCCAGAATCCAGAACCAGTGCTCGACGTCATAGACTGCATAGATGATGCGCCGGCGCTCAATGCGAAGACGACGGTTCTCCACACCCTCGCGGAGATTTCAGTGTGTATCACTGCACTTTCAGGCGGACGCGGTGAGGCTGCGAGGTCGGAAACAATCCGCCGTATTCGCCGGCGCATACAGGCAGATCGCGACAAGCCGCGTGAACTTCCGGCTCGATGAAGAGATCGCACGCATATCCAGTCCTGCGCGACATCCTCCCATCGTAGCGCCCCGGAAGTAGCAGGTCGGGCCGAGATCCGCTCCCTGAGCCTCCGGATCAGCGCCCGATCTTCCGCCTCTTCGAGCGCACTGAGAATCTGACGCCAAAGATCCGGCGTCAGGACAACCGCAGTCAGCCTACCGTTCTGGTCGAGCATGGACGTTGCGGGTAATGTCATCAACGGTCATTGCATCAACCTTACCGCTCAACGGACCAATCAGCACGGCGGCATTGGAGCTCCAGGTCGACGCAAAGGTGCACAGCAGGCATCGGGCACAGTTGACAACCCTCGCTCGCCGTCGTATGCTACCCACAGATGTATGGCATGCCCAAACACGGCAGGAGGGATGCGTGAGTGAAAGCGTCGAAATGTACCTGGTGATGACCGCGCTCCTGCGCAGTGCGCCAGATCAACCGGTTCCGCTGTCGTTGCTGGCGAGCAAACTCGGCGTATCACAGGTTTCCGCCAACGAAATGTGCCATCGTTTGGAGGAGCGCGGATTGCTCTCGTACCAACCGTACAAGGGCGTTACCCTCACGCCGGACGGCGAGGAGTGGGCACAGCGCATTCTCTCGCGCCGTCGTCTCTGGGTCATCTTCCTTGTCGAAAATCTGGGCATCGATCCAGAGGAAGCCGATACACTGGCGTGCCAGCTCGAACACATCACCTCGGAGCGACTGGTTGCGGCGCTCAAAGCCTTCCTGGAACGCGATCCTGAAGCACGTTCATCCATCAACCGCACCCCTCAACCACTCACCGCCTGCACCGCCGGAATGCGCGGCGTGGTGGCCACCATCGACGTTGAGCCGGCAGCGGCAGCGTTTCTGGCGCAGCAGGGAGTTGTGCCCGGCGCCGACGTCGGAGTGCTGGCGGTCGGCATCGATGGCGCTGTGCTGCTTCAGGTGGACGACTACCAGGTGGCGCTGGCGTCTGCGCTTGCCGGTCGCATCACGCTCGCTGCTGGATCGGCGGCGCACACGGCACGGCAGGCTGCATGGCGGCGGTGCAGCGCTTTCTGGTCGTGTGTGCGTGGTGAAGCGCCTCCGTGCCCAATCGAGAGCGTCGCCGATGAGTCGGAAGTTGCAGCCCTTGCCAGGAGATAACCGACGAACGAGCGCCCACGGTGCACCAATCTCCCACTGCTCGACGCCGCCGACCTGGCATGGGTGATGCGGTGTGAGCGGCGTGTCTGGCTCGACGGGCGCAGCGCTCAACCGCCGCAGACTGCCCCCACTGCCGATGCCCGGGCACGCATGACGCTGCGTGCCAACCACAAATGCCACATCCTCGCTGCAATTGAAGGAGTCGAAGATTTCTCAGAACTTCCATGGAACGAACGGGTGACCCAGACACGCCTCGCAATGCAACGCGGCGCAGCAATGATAAGCGGCGCCGCGCTCGAAGCGCCAATCGGCGGTCGCCTGCTACATGGCGCTCCCGACCTTCTGCAACGCCAGACTACTGCCGCATCAGGCGCATGGATCTACGAGCCGATTGCCATTGTGCTGCATACCCGACCCACCCGCTGGGAACGGCTCTTGCTCGACTCGTGGCGCTGGCTCGTCCGGCAAACGCAGGGATGGGATCATGACCCGCCGGGTGAACTGTGGCTCGGCGCGAACGGCTATAGACCAGTATGTATCAAACGCCAGACCGCATCGCTCGCTGCGTTCACTGCACAGATACGGCGCGCCATTGCGATTGCCGCCGGGGAAGCCCCACCGATCTGGTTCGATAGCGACCATTGCCCGTTTTGTCCATGGCGCACCTCGTGTGATGCCGCAGCGCATGACACCCACGACATCGCCCTGATCCCCAGACTGAGTCGGCGGCAAGGGAGCGCCCTACGGCGGCTTGGCATCCATCGCATCGATCAGGTCATAACGCTCGATCCTGCAACCATGACGACACTGCCGGACCACTCGTCCGCAACGGAGGCACGTCTCCGACGCCAGGCGCAGGCATTGCTGACCGATCAACCATTACCGGTCAGCGCCGCCATTCCGTCTCTGCCGCAAGTCCGGCTCTTTCTTGACATCGAGAGCGATCCGCAGACGCGCGAGCCGTGGGCATTCGGGCTTGCCGGCGCACCCGGCGACCGCTTCGTGATTGTCGTGGAACCCCTCGTGGCAGGCAGCGACGTTCGGCTCAACGGCATCCCTGTCATTGGGGTGCACAGTGCGCATGAGGGTTGGCAGCGCGTGCTCCACGCCGTGCGCGCGACAGGAGGTGCGCTGGCACACTGGGGAGAAGCCGAGCGCCTGATGCTCGAGCAGAGTGCGGATCCGCACACATACCAGGAACTCATCCCCCTCATGATCGATGCACAACGCGAACTGTACAAGCGCGTCGTACTTCCGACACCCCGCCAGAGCGACCAGCGCGGCGGCGGATTAAAAGCCGCTGCGCGCTGGCTGGGGTGGAGGTGGTCCCCAGGCGCCGATCACTGGACGCTGGCATGGGAGGCATACCGGCAGTGGCGGGCACAACCATCGCCAGCCAATGTTTTCGATAGACTGACGCCGGCAATCGTCTATCTGGCAACCGATGTCGAGGCGCTGGCGGCAGTCTGGCGCTGGCTCGACGCTTTTGTGGCATCGATCAATGCAACCAGCGCGCCTCAAGACGGGCATGCAGATCGAGATACCGCAACCAACCGCGAATGCTGAGCGGACCCAACTGATTGTGTTGCACGCGCGTGGACTCGGTGCGTGGATCGGCAGCGCAGCGCCGCGCGATATTCACCGTTTCGTCGCGTGTGTTAAGGAACACATCGATCAGGTCGGGGAAACGCAAATCCACCGGCGGTTCATACTCGTCCATCTCATCATTAATGAACGGCTCGCCGAGCGCCACACGCATCCGGCGCTGCCCCCAGCGTTCAAGACCGATAATGTGCCGGAGTTGCCGGCAATTGGCGGGGGTATCGGCGATAGCGGTCATGCGCGCCTTGAGTTTCGCCCCAGACGCGGCAAGCGTCTCTGCCCACTCCGTCGTGGAGCGACTCGTCGCTGGACGTTCTACTGCCAGACGCACGATGACATCGCGCAGAATCTCGTGAAGTGACATGGATCAATCTTCCCGTATCGAGCCGGTCAAATACAGAATGCCCGCCCACAGAGCGCGCGCGTAGCGGTAGAACCAGAGGGCGAAGAGGACCGAAACAAGCGTCAATGCCACGATCAGGGTCCAGACCGGCATATCGGTAAAAAACGCGAGCGCCGCGCCGCTGACCGCCACCGATGAGGTGGCGACCGTATTGATCGCCATCCCGCCGCTGAATTCACCCGCACCACGCTCAAAGACGATACCGCACACCGGGCAGCGCACATTCATGGTGAAACGCGAACGAAACATGCGCCCGCGCTGGCATGCCGGGCAGGTGAGGAGCAGACTGAAGAACAAGACACGGAACACGCGCTGCATGGCGGTGACGGGTGAGGGTTAAGATATTCTTTATGATCCCTAAACAAAACGAGAATTGGAACTGAGACAGACTGCTCAATTCACAATTCTCGTCCTGCGGGATGGTGGGCGATACTGGACTCGAACCAGTGACCTCCACGATGTCAACGTGGCGCTCTAACCAACTGAGCTAACCGCCCTTCTGCGAAGTATATGGTAGCACTCCAGACGGGGGATGTCAAGCGATGGACGAATGACTTCACTGCGCAAAGCGGTAACCACGAAACCACGAAGGTCACCAAGGGACACGAAGGACATGCGCTGCATGTTCATTCCCCTTCGTGCGCTTCGGGTCCCTGGTGTTTACTTCACGGCACAAAGCAACCACGAAGGTCACCAAGAGACACGAAGGACATGCGCTGCATGTTCATTCCCCTTCGTGCGCTTCGAGTCCTTGGTGGTTCAGCCGGTGTGCAGTGGACTTATGAATCAATTGACATTGACGCACTTTTCTTCGCTATGCTATACTACCACATAAAGATGCTCATCCAGAGGAGTGGAGGGACCGGCCCGACGAAGCTCCGCCAACCCGTGGCCGCAGGTCGTGCAATCGCCGCACCGGCGCTCCGGCTAGAGGGTGGCAATTCCGGCAGCGCAGGCTGGAAGATGAGCGGTGATGAGGCATCCGGAACCTCACGCGCGCGCGTGGGGTTCTTTGTTAATCCGGTGAGCGTCATTGCTCATCGCATTCCTGCTATCAGTTCTTACGAGGTGTTTCCTTGAAGAAGCCAACGTACCTCGAAGCCCTGTGCGAGCGCGTTCTGATCTACGACGGCGCTATGGGCACCAGCATCGACACATTCCACCTGACAGCCGCAGACTACGGCGGCGAACAGACATTTGGCGCGCGCGATTATCTGGTCATTACACGCCCCGACGTGATCGAACAGATCCATGCGTCGTTCCTGGAAGCAGGTGCAGATGTGCTCGAAACCTGCACCTTCCAGTCAACCCGCCCGCGCCTTGAGGAATGGGGACTGGCCGATCAGACGCACGCCATCAATGTCGCGGCTGCGCGCCTGGCGCGGCGCGTCGCCGATGCGTTCGAGGCGCGCGATGGACGGCCGCGCTACGTGGCAGGTTCGATGGGTCCCACCGGGAAACTGCCGTCATCCGATGATCCGGCGCTCTCCGATGTAACATTCGATCAGTTGTCCGACATCTTCTACGAGCAGGCGACCGCGCTGATCGAAGGCGGCGTCGATGTGTTGCTGGTCGAGACGAGTGTCGATATTCTCGAGGTGAAGGCGGCGCTCGACGGCATTCGCCGCGCAAAGGCGGACCTCAACCGTCCTGATGTCGCCGTGCAGGCGCAGGTGTTCCTTGATCTCTCCGGCAAGATGCTCCTTGGCACCGAAGTGCCCGCGATCATCGCCACCCTCGAAGCGATGCCGGTCGATGTGATCGGGCTGAACTGTTCGACCGGTCCTGAGCATATGCGTGAGGCGATCCGGTACATGACCCGCCACTCGCGCAAGCCAATCTCCTGCATTCCCAACGCCGGTCTGCCGATCGAGGTCAACGGTGAAACGGTCTATCCAATGGAACCAGAACCGTTTGCGCGCATTTTGGGTGAGTATGTCCACGAGTATGGCGTGGCAGTCGTTGGCGGGTGCTGCGGCACGCGACCGGCGCACATTCGCCGCCTGCGTGAAGTGGTTGGCTTCGTGCCGCCGAAAGTCCGTGATATTGAATACATTCCGAGCGTCTCATCAGGGGTGCGCGCAGCGGCGCTGCGGCAGGAAGGCACGCTGACGATCATCGGTGAACGAGTCAATACCCTCGGTTCGCGCAAGGTCAAACGCCTGCTGTTGAACGAGGACTACGACGGCGTGCTCGAAGTGGCGCGCGAACAGGTCGATTCGGGCGCGCACCTGCTCGATGTATGCGTGGCAATGACCGAGCGTTCTGATGAGCGCGAGATGATGGTCAAACTGGTTAAAAAACTGACCATGAACGTCGAGTTGCCGCTGGTGATCGATACCACCGAAGCCGATGTGCTCGAAGCGGCGCTGGCGATCTATCCCGGTCGCGCGGTGGTCAATTCGGTGTCGCTCGAAGGGGGGCGCGGCGATAAGATCGACCGCACGATGCCGTTGGTGGCGCGCTATGGCGCGGCAACCATCGCCATGACAATCGATGAAGAGGGCATGGCGCATACCGCCGAACGCAAACTGGCGATTGCACAGCGCATCGCGCAGATCGCGCAGGACGAGTATGGCGTGCCAAACGAAGCGCTGATCTTCGATGTGCTGACGTTCCCGATCACCACCGGTCAAGCGGAACTGCGCCGCGCTGCCATCGAAACAATCGAGGGCATTCGCCTGGTGAAACAGCACATTCCCGGATGTTTCACAACCCTCGGCGTCAGCAATCTGAGTTTTGGCGTTGCACCGCACGCGCGCGCAACGCTCAACTCGGTGTTCCTCAAGCACGCTGTCGATGCCGGTCTCGATACCGCGATCATCAACCCGGCGCATGTGACGCCATACGCCGAGATCCCGCCGGAACACATCAAAGTCTGTGAGGACTTGATCTTCGACCGCGACGATCAGGCGCTGGCGCGCTTCATTCAGTTCTTCGAGGAGCACGCGGCAGACGCAAAAACCGAACGCGCCGATCCAACCGAGGGCATGACAGCGGCGCAGCGTATCCACTGGAAGATCGTCCATCGGAAGAAGGAAGGCATCGAAGCGGATATCGATCAGGTGATCGCTGAGCGAATCGGTGACATGGAGGCGCGTGCAGGCAATGGAGTGAGCAATCCCGATCGACGCTCGCACGAGTCGCTCGTTGCGTCACCTTTCCGCAACGCTGCTGCCGTTGATGTGTTGAACACCGTCCTGCTGCCGGCGATGAAGGAAGTCGGCGATCTGTTCGGCGCCGGGCAACTGATCCTGCCTTTCGTGTTGCAGAGCGCCGAGGTGATGAAACGCGCCGTCGCGCACCTGGAACAGTACCTGGAAAAACTTGAAGGTGTCACCAAGGGCAAAATTGTGCTGGCGACGGTCTATGGCGATGTCCACGACATTGGCAAAAACCTGGTGCATACCATTCTTGCCAACAACGGGTATACCGTCTACGACCTCGGCAAGCAGGTGCCGATCAATACCATCATCGAGAAGGCCGTCGAGGTCAATGCCGATGCCATCGGGTTGTCGGCGCTGCTGGTGAGCACCTCAAAGCAGATGCCCCTCTGCGTTCAGGAACTCTACCGACGCGGGCTGAAGTTCCCGGTGCTGGTGGGCGGTGCGGCGATCAACAAACAGTACGGGCAGCGCATTTTGTTCGTCGATGATAACACCCCCTACGAACCAGGCGTCTTCTACTGCAAGGACGCATTTGAGGGATTGGAGACGGTCGATGCGCTGGCAGACCCGACAACCCGTGCGGCATTTGTCGAGCGCACAAAGGCGGAGGCAGCCGAGGCGCTCGGCAAGAAGCAGCGTGGCCGCGTCGCGCTGGCGGAACTCGGTCGTGCAACGCTAAGCGACGCTGCAAAGGTTCGCTCGGCGGTGCGCACCGATGTGCCTGTTCCCACGCCGCCGTTCTGGGGTGCAAAGGTCGTGCGGCGCATCAAACTGGCGGATGTGGTCG
This region includes:
- a CDS encoding methionine synthase codes for the protein MKKPTYLEALCERVLIYDGAMGTSIDTFHLTAADYGGEQTFGARDYLVITRPDVIEQIHASFLEAGADVLETCTFQSTRPRLEEWGLADQTHAINVAAARLARRVADAFEARDGRPRYVAGSMGPTGKLPSSDDPALSDVTFDQLSDIFYEQATALIEGGVDVLLVETSVDILEVKAALDGIRRAKADLNRPDVAVQAQVFLDLSGKMLLGTEVPAIIATLEAMPVDVIGLNCSTGPEHMREAIRYMTRHSRKPISCIPNAGLPIEVNGETVYPMEPEPFARILGEYVHEYGVAVVGGCCGTRPAHIRRLREVVGFVPPKVRDIEYIPSVSSGVRAAALRQEGTLTIIGERVNTLGSRKVKRLLLNEDYDGVLEVAREQVDSGAHLLDVCVAMTERSDEREMMVKLVKKLTMNVELPLVIDTTEADVLEAALAIYPGRAVVNSVSLEGGRGDKIDRTMPLVARYGAATIAMTIDEEGMAHTAERKLAIAQRIAQIAQDEYGVPNEALIFDVLTFPITTGQAELRRAAIETIEGIRLVKQHIPGCFTTLGVSNLSFGVAPHARATLNSVFLKHAVDAGLDTAIINPAHVTPYAEIPPEHIKVCEDLIFDRDDQALARFIQFFEEHAADAKTERADPTEGMTAAQRIHWKIVHRKKEGIEADIDQVIAERIGDMEARAGNGVSNPDRRSHESLVASPFRNAAAVDVLNTVLLPAMKEVGDLFGAGQLILPFVLQSAEVMKRAVAHLEQYLEKLEGVTKGKIVLATVYGDVHDIGKNLVHTILANNGYTVYDLGKQVPINTIIEKAVEVNADAIGLSALLVSTSKQMPLCVQELYRRGLKFPVLVGGAAINKQYGQRILFVDDNTPYEPGVFYCKDAFEGLETVDALADPTTRAAFVERTKAEAAEALGKKQRGRVALAELGRATLSDAAKVRSAVRTDVPVPTPPFWGAKVVRRIKLADVVECLDRNALYRLQWGAKNAKGEEWERLKAEFDAKVRDLVREAERDGWLEPQVVYGYYPCQSDGHEVIVYDPPSTLNGAQPRELTRFVFPRQPERERLCLADYFRSRESGEYDVVALQIVTMGRKVDDLTETLQHAGDYARAYFIHGLGVSLAEALAEYTNRLIRQQLGLKGTQGKRYSWGYPACPDLEEHEKLFRVLPADQIGVSLTEAWQLVPEQSTAAIVIHHPEAKYFSIGSARERAEEDVAETLSI